The following proteins come from a genomic window of Chloroflexota bacterium:
- a CDS encoding CinA family protein yields the protein MPDQDSLARAVHELLLARKQTLAIAESCTGGLVTHRLTNLAGSSNYLIAAVIAYAYQAKVAALGVTWDTLNHHGAVSPETATEMARGAREKFSATIGVAVTGIAGPGGSTPDKPVGLTYLALASADGVIVEKHIWNGDRVANKTQSADAVLHLLLRYLSNPKS from the coding sequence ATTCCAGATCAAGATTCGCTCGCGCGCGCGGTTCACGAATTGCTCCTCGCGCGCAAACAAACACTGGCAATTGCGGAATCGTGCACTGGCGGACTCGTCACGCATCGTCTCACCAATCTTGCGGGCAGTTCCAACTATTTGATTGCCGCCGTGATCGCGTACGCGTACCAAGCCAAGGTCGCCGCACTCGGCGTGACCTGGGATACGCTCAATCATCACGGCGCGGTCAGCCCGGAAACGGCGACCGAAATGGCGCGCGGCGCGCGCGAGAAATTTTCCGCGACGATCGGCGTCGCGGTCACCGGCATCGCGGGACCAGGCGGCAGTACACCGGACAAACCGGTCGGACTTACTTACCTCGCGCTCGCGAGCGCGGACGGCGTGATCGTCGAAAAGCACATTTGGAACGGCGACCGCGTCGCGAACAAAACGCAAAGTGCGGATGCAGTCCTGCATTTGTTGCTACGCTATTTGTCAAATCCAAAATCGTAA
- a CDS encoding DUF1385 domain-containing protein: MMRGRRFVACAVRDPQGTIVTVSEPIAPAIYASRWSKLPFLRAMTILWDTLVLGTKMLLFSANIAVQEDKPHDHVESKPGSPTATPAPSQGLPAGVAFGTLAVSLTFGIGLFFVLPLVLVNFADPYLATWLVHRDATSLASNLLEGAIRLSLFLAYLWAISLMPDVRRVFQYHGAEHKTIAAEEAGAALTPETIQKFSKAHPRCGTGFLLTVVVVSILVFVLLGQPPLVLRIVSRIVLIPVVAALSYELIKFSSAHQNNPVLEWLVVKPSLALQGFTTREPDDQMIQVAVAALHKVQAEENASQRN, translated from the coding sequence ATGATGCGCGGTCGTCGTTTTGTTGCATGCGCCGTGCGCGATCCCCAGGGCACGATTGTCACAGTGAGCGAACCAATTGCGCCGGCGATTTACGCGAGCCGTTGGTCGAAACTGCCGTTCTTGCGCGCGATGACGATTCTGTGGGACACGTTGGTGTTGGGCACCAAGATGTTGCTGTTTTCGGCGAACATCGCGGTGCAAGAAGACAAGCCCCACGATCACGTCGAAAGTAAACCTGGGTCGCCGACCGCGACACCCGCGCCGAGCCAGGGATTGCCGGCGGGCGTCGCCTTTGGTACGCTCGCGGTGTCGCTCACGTTCGGCATCGGTCTGTTCTTCGTGTTGCCGCTCGTGCTTGTGAATTTCGCCGATCCGTATTTGGCGACCTGGCTCGTCCATCGCGATGCCACATCGCTCGCGAGCAATTTGCTCGAAGGCGCGATCCGCCTGTCGCTGTTTCTGGCGTACTTGTGGGCGATCAGTTTGATGCCGGATGTGCGCCGCGTGTTTCAATATCACGGCGCGGAACACAAGACAATTGCCGCCGAAGAAGCCGGCGCAGCGCTCACGCCGGAGACGATTCAGAAATTTAGCAAAGCGCATCCGCGTTGCGGCACGGGCTTTTTACTGACCGTCGTCGTTGTTTCGATTCTTGTGTTCGTGTTGTTGGGTCAACCGCCGCTGGTTTTGCGAATCGTGTCGCGCATCGTGTTGATCCCGGTCGTCGCCGCGCTGAGTTATGAACTCATCAAGTTCAGTTCGGCGCACCAAAATAATCCGGTGCTCGAGTGGCTCGTCGTCAAACCCAGCTTGGCGCTCCAAGGTTTCACGACGCGCGAGCCGGATGATCAGATGATTCAAGTCGCCGTCGCGGCGCTCCACAAGGTTCAAGCGGAAGAGAACGCAAGTCAGCGAAATTGA
- the uppP gene encoding undecaprenyl-diphosphatase UppP — translation MQILQAILLGIIQGLTEFIPISSSAHLVIVPWLFEWNDPALESLTFDVALHLGTLLALLAFFASDWVRLIRAGIASILERKIGDDVDRRLAWFLVVGSIPGGVVGVLAESKIEELFHPKNAPIQATAMIAMGVIIALLGAALFAAERLARHLRTLPQVTWRDAILIGIAQSFAIFPGVSRSGATITTGLALGLQRETAARFSFLLSAPIIAGAGAKSLWDIFKALTSGAITASEFVLFPIGFLAAAISGYLCIKFLLQFLQRNTTNLFVYYRWALAVVIIIVALIRG, via the coding sequence ATGCAAATCCTCCAAGCCATTCTGCTCGGTATCATCCAAGGTCTCACCGAATTCATCCCAATCTCCAGCTCCGCACATCTCGTCATCGTGCCATGGTTGTTCGAGTGGAACGACCCCGCGCTCGAAAGTTTGACATTCGACGTCGCGCTGCATCTCGGCACGCTCCTCGCGCTCCTCGCGTTTTTCGCGAGCGACTGGGTACGCTTGATTCGCGCCGGCATCGCGAGCATCCTCGAACGCAAAATTGGCGATGACGTGGATCGGCGGCTCGCGTGGTTTCTCGTCGTCGGTTCGATTCCCGGCGGAGTCGTCGGTGTGCTCGCCGAAAGCAAAATCGAAGAGCTATTTCACCCAAAGAACGCACCGATTCAGGCGACGGCGATGATCGCGATGGGCGTGATTATCGCGTTGCTCGGCGCGGCGCTGTTCGCGGCGGAACGCTTGGCGCGACATCTGCGAACATTGCCGCAAGTCACTTGGCGCGACGCGATCTTGATCGGCATCGCGCAATCGTTCGCGATTTTTCCGGGCGTCTCGCGCTCGGGCGCGACGATCACCACCGGTCTCGCGCTCGGGTTGCAACGCGAAACCGCCGCGCGTTTTTCGTTCCTGCTCTCCGCGCCAATCATCGCCGGTGCTGGCGCAAAAAGTCTGTGGGATATTTTCAAAGCATTGACGAGCGGCGCGATCACTGCGTCCGAATTCGTGCTCTTTCCGATCGGTTTTCTCGCGGCGGCGATTAGCGGCTACTTGTGCATCAAGTTCCTGTTGCAATTTTTGCAACGCAACACCACCAACCTGTTCGTCTACTATCGTTGGGCGCTCGCCGTCGTTATCATCATCGTCGCGCTGATCCGAGGATGA
- a CDS encoding DUF5317 domain-containing protein: protein MTLFAIVLFALGAGILLWQARAHPTHQSSTLPPFRFLLLPVVGLVLQAIALRWAGGIERTILFVLSQCLLVVFFVANRSTPALWLLAVGFLLNLLPMIFNGGYMPITPEAMSKLNPAVAVEHWQSGLVRPGSKDIVLPASDAPFWFLGDVFVLSRPFPLPTAFSIGDLVLLVGFGVALYQFSKPKGVVHGESSRSGATG, encoded by the coding sequence ATGACGCTCTTTGCAATCGTCCTGTTCGCGCTAGGTGCTGGAATCCTGCTTTGGCAAGCGCGTGCTCATCCAACTCATCAATCGTCCACTCTGCCGCCGTTTAGGTTTCTGTTGCTGCCAGTCGTTGGATTGGTTCTTCAGGCAATTGCATTGCGGTGGGCTGGCGGGATAGAACGAACAATCTTGTTCGTTCTATCCCAATGTTTATTGGTCGTTTTCTTTGTTGCGAACCGATCCACGCCGGCTCTTTGGCTCTTGGCGGTCGGTTTCCTGTTGAACCTGTTGCCGATGATATTCAACGGTGGATACATGCCCATCACGCCGGAGGCGATGTCCAAGTTGAATCCGGCGGTCGCGGTTGAGCATTGGCAAAGTGGATTGGTGCGACCTGGCTCAAAAGACATCGTGTTGCCGGCATCCGACGCGCCGTTTTGGTTTCTCGGTGATGTGTTCGTGCTGAGTCGTCCGTTTCCGTTGCCGACGGCTTTTAGTATTGGCGATCTAGTTCTATTGGTGGGCTTTGGCGTTGCCCTCTATCAATTTTCCAAGCCCAAAGGAGTGGTCCATGGTGAATCATCTCGATCTGGAGCGACTGGTTAG
- a CDS encoding phosphate ABC transporter substrate-binding protein — MNLRRAIFILACILALTACDATATPRPPTRLTLIGDDTMAWLAQELGKAYTQRHPAVTFSIQSANPTTALSAANEYSFTIGLVARAIKPTELPRTRATPIALDGIAVIVNRANPINAIQRSQIAEIFSGQIATWPLGPSIGKPIVVVSREDGAGTRDAFDAMVMGTQRVTRAALVMPNETAMVDYIAKHVEAIGYGSLGALTPDVNALIIDDVPLTSQTVEAKKYPLVRVLSFIAPQTPDPEVQDFIAFALSAEGQKIVAQRYGRVQ, encoded by the coding sequence ATGAATTTGCGTCGCGCGATTTTCATCCTGGCTTGTATTCTCGCGCTGACCGCGTGCGACGCGACCGCGACCCCGCGTCCGCCCACGCGCCTCACGCTCATCGGCGACGACACGATGGCGTGGCTCGCGCAAGAACTCGGCAAGGCGTACACGCAACGCCACCCCGCCGTCACCTTCTCGATTCAATCCGCAAACCCGACGACCGCATTGAGCGCGGCGAACGAGTACTCGTTTACAATCGGTCTCGTCGCGCGTGCGATCAAGCCCACCGAACTACCGCGCACGCGTGCGACGCCGATTGCACTCGACGGCATCGCGGTCATCGTGAATCGCGCGAATCCGATCAACGCGATCCAACGCAGTCAGATCGCCGAAATCTTTAGCGGACAAATCGCGACCTGGCCCCTCGGACCGAGCATCGGCAAACCAATTGTTGTCGTCAGCCGCGAAGATGGCGCGGGTACGCGCGACGCGTTCGACGCGATGGTGATGGGCACACAACGCGTGACGCGCGCCGCGCTCGTCATGCCGAACGAAACCGCGATGGTGGACTATATCGCCAAACACGTCGAAGCGATTGGCTACGGCTCCCTGGGCGCGCTGACGCCGGACGTGAACGCACTCATCATTGACGACGTGCCGCTCACATCGCAAACTGTCGAGGCGAAAAAGTATCCGCTCGTCCGCGTCCTCTCCTTCATCGCACCGCAAACTCCCGACCCCGAAGTGCAAGATTTCATCGCGTTCGCCTTGAGCGCGGAGGGTCAAAAGATCGTCGCGCAGAGGTACGGACGCGTGCAGTAA
- a CDS encoding tetratricopeptide repeat protein, with the protein MALNSTASLVVAKTHRPPRRADLLRRPRLIDFLYAHIEKQLCLITAPAGYGKTSLLIDFAHDADFPVAWYALDEFDNTPHTFLQYLLASIRVHFPTFGSQALMALDRAADSLESLQSVVALIANDLFRLPDHLVIIFDDYHAIHNPTIHDLVALLIRYGAESCHLILDSRTLPKIPDQILLLARGQMDGLSINELKFTAPEIQALVQQNFKLAVPEERAQELAQVTDGWITALLLMAHQMGWRELVEGAALAPDAAGRVYEYLAEQVFAKQPPEIQRFMIGSSILDPLDPDLLNRLPGVEHARQHLDILQSQQLFVTRLGGTTEAYTYHPLFREFLKTRLRYEDPAWFETLALTCAKLFEEQGQWERVVEIHLSLGRTEDAVRALESAEDSLRTPSHIAVMSPWLEALPAQTSDLRPHLQSLKGKIHRSRGELEQALFFFDSAARLFEQMGDPISAADKIELKGAVLALLGRYRECIEHADKIDALVGSLSHSQAMRLKAASLHLRGTSEYSLGDLANAFAHLKNASEMFGATEDLIGQANVYHDLGITTRAQGLLSEALSYYSAALRLWEQLQNPGSAASTLNSLGNVYYLQGETREADKILRDALVRAREEGTRRIEALVLATLGDLYRDLGDYPQALEFYADSLRAAQEAHRAYIVFYSKLGTSDCYRLMGDLRRAREWLDSAAQHVQTNESALEVGQFKLCRGLLAQEQAQLDEAIVLFGEASALFHASGNKHLEAQTEFNLAHALNIQGKVELAQKHLMPVARLVDELGYDNFLVVDGRRTELTLRMASTMRQVGARFKQILERIRPVPSQTFVYVTATQATPALSVYTLGQERFTFNGVEVSQLRPQARELFLFLLTRYPQGARRDELWELFWPDSSAERADGALRITATRIRKALCPVVLANGWYALAPEQLWYDTYEFEKGLTDANRAQGERAKIARLEQALELYRGDYLERVEGDWVIVERERLKKIYLAALISLGETYNQVGDLDAALQTYNRASRSEPFFEAAWRGGMQTHVRMGNRAAALAHYEKLKTMLQEEMGVEPSPEVQRFYRRIVQMTV; encoded by the coding sequence ATGGCTCTAAACTCAACGGCATCCTTGGTGGTTGCCAAGACTCACCGTCCGCCTCGTCGCGCAGACTTGTTACGCCGTCCGCGGTTGATTGACTTTCTCTACGCTCACATCGAAAAACAACTTTGTTTGATCACCGCGCCGGCTGGTTACGGCAAGACGAGTCTGCTGATTGATTTTGCCCACGATGCAGACTTTCCCGTCGCGTGGTACGCGCTGGATGAATTCGATAACACTCCGCATACTTTTTTGCAGTACCTCCTCGCCTCGATCCGCGTCCACTTTCCGACTTTTGGCTCGCAAGCCCTGATGGCGCTCGACCGCGCCGCGGATTCGCTCGAATCACTGCAGAGTGTCGTCGCGCTCATCGCGAACGATCTATTCCGGTTGCCCGATCATCTGGTCATCATCTTCGACGACTATCACGCCATTCACAACCCGACGATTCACGATCTTGTCGCGCTGTTGATTCGGTACGGCGCAGAGAGTTGTCATCTCATCCTTGATTCGCGCACGCTGCCGAAAATTCCGGATCAAATCCTACTCCTCGCGCGCGGGCAAATGGACGGTCTCAGCATCAACGAACTCAAGTTCACCGCGCCAGAAATTCAAGCGCTGGTTCAACAGAATTTCAAGTTGGCTGTTCCCGAAGAGCGCGCCCAAGAATTGGCTCAGGTGACGGATGGATGGATCACCGCCCTACTTTTGATGGCGCACCAAATGGGTTGGCGTGAATTGGTGGAAGGCGCGGCGCTCGCGCCCGACGCGGCGGGGCGTGTGTATGAATATCTTGCCGAGCAGGTCTTTGCGAAACAGCCGCCCGAAATTCAGCGATTCATGATCGGCTCTTCGATTCTCGACCCACTCGACCCGGACCTGCTGAATCGTTTGCCCGGCGTGGAACACGCGCGTCAGCATTTGGATATTCTGCAGAGCCAACAACTTTTCGTGACGCGGTTGGGTGGCACGACGGAAGCGTACACGTATCATCCCTTGTTTCGCGAGTTTCTCAAAACGCGATTGCGGTACGAGGATCCAGCGTGGTTTGAAACGCTGGCGTTGACGTGCGCCAAGTTGTTTGAAGAGCAGGGGCAATGGGAGCGCGTGGTCGAGATTCATCTCTCGTTGGGACGCACCGAAGATGCCGTGCGCGCGTTGGAATCGGCGGAAGATTCATTGCGGACGCCTTCGCACATCGCCGTCATGTCGCCGTGGCTTGAGGCATTGCCCGCGCAGACCAGCGACCTGCGTCCGCACCTCCAAAGTCTGAAAGGTAAAATCCACCGCTCACGCGGCGAGTTGGAGCAAGCGTTGTTCTTTTTCGATAGCGCCGCGCGTCTCTTCGAGCAAATGGGCGATCCGATTTCTGCCGCCGACAAGATCGAATTGAAGGGTGCCGTTCTAGCTTTATTGGGTCGCTACCGTGAGTGTATCGAACACGCTGACAAGATAGACGCGCTGGTTGGTTCGCTATCTCATTCCCAAGCCATGCGTTTGAAAGCGGCAAGTTTGCATTTGCGTGGGACATCGGAATACTCACTAGGTGATCTGGCGAATGCTTTTGCCCATTTGAAAAACGCGTCTGAGATGTTCGGCGCTACCGAGGATCTAATCGGTCAAGCAAACGTATACCACGATCTCGGCATTACTACGCGCGCACAAGGTTTGCTTTCCGAAGCATTGTCCTATTATAGCGCAGCCCTGCGCTTGTGGGAACAATTACAGAATCCAGGTAGTGCAGCGAGCACGTTGAATAGTCTTGGGAATGTCTATTACTTGCAAGGGGAGACTCGCGAAGCAGATAAAATCTTACGCGATGCGCTTGTTCGCGCGCGTGAAGAGGGCACGCGTCGGATTGAAGCGCTTGTACTCGCCACACTAGGAGACTTGTATCGTGACCTTGGGGATTATCCTCAAGCCCTTGAATTTTATGCTGACAGTTTACGCGCCGCGCAAGAGGCGCATCGTGCGTATATCGTTTTTTACAGCAAATTGGGTACGAGTGACTGTTATCGCTTGATGGGTGATTTGCGGCGCGCGCGCGAATGGCTTGATTCGGCGGCGCAACATGTTCAAACGAACGAGTCCGCGCTCGAAGTGGGGCAGTTCAAATTATGCCGTGGCTTGTTAGCCCAAGAACAGGCGCAACTGGATGAGGCGATTGTACTATTCGGCGAAGCGTCCGCGTTGTTCCATGCAAGCGGCAACAAGCATTTAGAGGCGCAAACCGAATTCAATTTGGCGCACGCGCTCAACATTCAAGGAAAAGTGGAACTGGCTCAAAAGCATCTTATGCCTGTGGCAAGGTTGGTGGATGAGTTGGGCTACGATAATTTCCTGGTGGTGGATGGGCGTAGAACTGAGTTGACGCTGCGAATGGCGAGCACCATGCGCCAGGTGGGTGCGCGGTTCAAACAAATTCTCGAACGCATTCGCCCAGTTCCTTCTCAGACGTTTGTGTATGTCACTGCGACGCAGGCAACGCCGGCGTTGTCGGTCTATACGCTGGGACAGGAACGCTTTACGTTCAACGGCGTCGAGGTATCTCAATTGCGTCCGCAGGCGCGCGAGTTGTTTTTGTTTTTGCTGACGCGTTATCCGCAAGGCGCGCGGCGCGATGAATTGTGGGAACTGTTTTGGCCCGATTCTTCCGCTGAACGCGCGGACGGCGCGCTGCGTATCACCGCCACCCGTATTCGCAAGGCATTGTGCCCCGTCGTTTTGGCGAATGGATGGTACGCGCTCGCGCCAGAACAGTTATGGTACGATACGTACGAGTTTGAAAAAGGTTTAACGGACGCCAATCGCGCTCAGGGCGAGCGCGCCAAAATCGCGCGTTTGGAACAGGCGCTCGAGTTGTATCGCGGCGATTACCTGGAACGTGTGGAGGGTGATTGGGTCATAGTCGAGCGCGAGCGATTGAAGAAAATTTATCTCGCCGCGCTCATCTCGCTTGGCGAAACGTACAATCAAGTGGGCGATCTAGACGCTGCGTTGCAAACATACAACCGAGCGTCGCGCAGCGAACCCTTCTTCGAAGCGGCGTGGCGAGGTGGAATGCAAACCCATGTTCGAATGGGTAATCGCGCTGCCGCATTAGCGCACTATGAAAAACTAAAGACGATGCTTCAGGAAGAAATGGGGGTCGAACCATCGCCCGAGGTCCAGCGCTTTTACCGGCGAATCGTTCAAATGACGGTGTAG